From one Lycium ferocissimum isolate CSIRO_LF1 chromosome 7, AGI_CSIRO_Lferr_CH_V1, whole genome shotgun sequence genomic stretch:
- the LOC132062644 gene encoding putative lipid-binding protein At4g00165, translating to MIVSKAFSVFILFNVMFFTCVSSHNVPCPPTPTKAPAKCPKDTLKFGVCGDWLGLVHEVIGAKPSSQCCALLEGIANVEAALCLCTAIKANVLGALKLKVPIAISLVLNSCGKKVPKGFTCA from the coding sequence ATGATCGTTTCTAAGGCATTTTCtgtttttattttgttcaaTGTAATGTTTTTCACTTGTGTTTCATCTCATAATGTACCATGCCCTCCTACTCCAACAAAAGCCCCAGCCAAGTGCCCTAAAGATACACTAAAATTTGGTGTTTGTGGAGATTGGCTTGGGCTAGTTCATGAGGTCATTGGGGCAAAACCAAGTAGCCAATGTTGTGCCCTTTTGGAAGGGATAGCAAATGTTGAAGCTGCTTTGTGCTTATGCACTGCCATTAAGGCCAATGTTTTGGGTGCCCTTAAGCTCAAAGTTCCCATTGCTATCAGTTTGGTTCTGAATTCTTGTGGAAAGAAAGTACCTAAAGGCTTTACATGTGCTTGA
- the LOC132062645 gene encoding root meristem growth factor 10 has translation MSINKITLLMMVFLLFHACNARSLGVLNKNEEKPNVARVSSSPSDVKVKPSSAEPNSLKENEKDHQLMEGSSSSNYGVSVSWRIHHQKREDPPPEFNLDYLPARTHPPVHN, from the exons ATGTCAATCAACAAAATCACTCTTCTTATGATGGTTTTCCTTCTATTCCATGCATGTAACGCTCGCTCACTTGGTGTCCTCAACAAG AATGAGGAGAAACCAAATGTAGCTAGGGTTTCCAGTAGTCCATCGGATGTAAAAGTAAAACCCTCATCAGCAGAGCCAAATAGTCTcaaggaaaatgaaaaagatcATCAGCTGATGGAAGgcagtagtagtagtaattatGGTGTTTCGGTTTCTTGGAGGATTCATCACCAGAAAAGGGAAGATCCACCACCAGAGTTTAACTTGGATTATTTGCCAGCAAGAACACACCCTCCTGTCCACAATTAA